The sequence CCCGTAAAGTCCAATAACAGGTCGGGATCGGGAGGGCTAAAGGAGGGTTCTAACGGCTTTCTCCAGGGATTCCTTCCCGGGGTTGCCCTGGAACATCTGCCGGATCCGCCCTTCCCGGTCGATGAGCAGGGTATAGGGGATGCCCGGCGGATCGCCGAAGCGGGCCATCACCTCGTCCATACCCTCCTTGATCAGGGGGACGGGGTAGTTCAGGCCCTGCTCCAGGTGGAAGCGCTCCACATTCTGATGGAAGACCTGGGGATCGTTGGGCTCCCGGCTATCCAGCTTCCAGTTGAGGGCGGCCCCCACCACCTGGAGGCCCTCCTCGCCGTATCGCTCCTGGAGCTCGATGAGATGGGGGATCTCCTTCTTGCAGAAGGGGCACCAGGTGGCCCAGAAGTTGAGCAGGACCACTCGGCCCCGGTAGTCCTCGAGGGCCACCGGCTCCCCCTGCAGCCCGGTCCGCTCCAGCGCGGGAGCGGGCTCGGCCTCCTCCGCCGGAATCACCACCTCCTCCCCGCCCCCGCAGCCGCCCAGCACCAGGGCAAGCCCCAGAGCCAGGGAGGCCAGGAGCCGGCCGCCGCTAGCCGCCATAGACCTGGCGCACATGGCGCTCGAACTCCCCGGCGTCCTTGTACCCGGCGATGCGTGCGGACTGGATCTCCTCGCCGTCGGGGCCGAAGAACATGATGGCGGGCGGGCCGATGATGTTGAAGCGGCGCTGCAGCTCCTTGTGGGCGCCGCTCTGCTCGG comes from Thiohalorhabdus denitrificans and encodes:
- a CDS encoding TlpA family protein disulfide reductase encodes the protein MCARSMAASGGRLLASLALGLALVLGGCGGGEEVVIPAEEAEPAPALERTGLQGEPVALEDYRGRVVLLNFWATWCPFCKKEIPHLIELQERYGEEGLQVVGAALNWKLDSREPNDPQVFHQNVERFHLEQGLNYPVPLIKEGMDEVMARFGDPPGIPYTLLIDREGRIRQMFQGNPGKESLEKAVRTLL